In Bacillus sp. DX3.1, the following proteins share a genomic window:
- a CDS encoding ABC transporter permease, translating to MKSFIIAWKDLKIRITDRRGFMMMLLMPLVLTAILGSALSGVLDSGGLPKTVIGYYQEDTDAFADVFRKDILESKEIKDDVKVEVAASRKELEEMLKQKKIDVGIIIPGKWSEHIQDGRLKETKLLTDPAKEIQTKIAESFVRSFSEHAQTVAFSTKSIVTDLEKSQQENIGQVAKEVSEELQRIAISNEDGIDKGTIGKKTVVAMQYYAAAMLVMFLLFNITDGAKSIVTEQRTETLARLLSTPTSSFSVLLGKFFGTLLFACLQFGLFVVATHYAFGVNWGDDIMQLSLVGISYAICVSGLSMLIAAFIREEKTADMMGGIGIQLLAVLGGSMLPIYAFSDTLQKVANIAPNKWALTSFLDIMSGTSWDTLLPIILSLSSVGIISVIIGTFRLRTR from the coding sequence ATGAAAAGTTTTATCATCGCATGGAAAGATTTAAAAATTCGTATTACGGACCGGCGTGGTTTTATGATGATGCTACTTATGCCACTTGTATTAACAGCTATTTTGGGGTCAGCCTTAAGCGGTGTATTAGACAGCGGTGGTTTACCGAAAACGGTAATTGGTTATTATCAAGAAGACACGGATGCATTTGCTGATGTATTTCGAAAGGATATATTAGAATCTAAAGAAATAAAAGATGATGTGAAAGTGGAAGTAGCAGCCTCTCGAAAAGAGTTAGAAGAGATGTTAAAGCAGAAGAAAATTGATGTTGGGATTATCATTCCAGGGAAGTGGAGTGAGCATATACAGGATGGGAGATTGAAAGAAACAAAATTGCTTACGGATCCAGCAAAAGAGATACAGACAAAAATTGCTGAATCATTTGTTCGTTCTTTTTCAGAACATGCCCAAACGGTCGCTTTCTCGACGAAGAGTATTGTGACTGATTTGGAAAAATCACAGCAAGAAAATATAGGGCAGGTTGCAAAAGAGGTGAGTGAGGAGTTACAAAGGATAGCAATTTCAAATGAAGATGGAATTGATAAGGGAACGATTGGCAAGAAAACAGTCGTTGCGATGCAATATTATGCAGCGGCGATGTTAGTTATGTTTTTATTATTTAACATAACCGATGGTGCAAAATCAATTGTGACGGAACAACGTACAGAAACATTAGCAAGATTATTAAGCACACCGACAAGTTCATTTTCAGTTTTATTAGGAAAGTTTTTTGGAACATTATTGTTTGCATGTCTTCAATTCGGTTTGTTTGTTGTTGCGACCCATTATGCGTTTGGGGTGAACTGGGGAGATGATATTATGCAGCTCTCTCTAGTTGGGATCTCTTATGCAATTTGTGTTTCCGGTCTATCAATGTTAATCGCAGCATTCATTCGTGAGGAAAAGACAGCAGATATGATGGGGGGAATTGGGATTCAACTGTTAGCGGTATTAGGAGGATCTATGCTACCAATCTACGCATTCTCAGATACACTGCAAAAAGTTGCAAATATTGCCCCAAATAAATGGGCACTTACAAGTTTTCTAGATATTATGTCAGGAACATCTTGGGATACGTTATTACCAATTATCTTAAGTTTATCTAGTGTGGGAATTATTTCTGTCATCATTGGAACATTCCGGCTACGTACGAGATAG
- a CDS encoding ABC transporter permease, protein MSKMWAICSLELKQILIKPQSYLLMFGMPIIFTLIFGGLLGGGGNEKVNISVIDQDQSKLSSSYYKELEKSDLIHIEKATYEEAKKKVKNKKVSGIVTIPKDFQKNMVDGKKDKVTFQSSADFTGGASVEQVLQSVLKKMEVEVKGSRIWEQKSSKSWETMYEMIHTKVEPIPIQKESIVTGEKKINNVSARAAGFSILFVMIVTLSATGTILKARQLGVWHRLLGTPVTKAQILGGYILSFFLIGWIQFGILMILTNKLFEVQWGDTLGIIVLVSVLLLAVIGLALLLASIVKTTEQQSALGNIVIVSTCMISGLYWPIEIEPEWMQKVADFVPQTWAMRGFTELIARGGTLTDIAGYIGVLLLFAGAFFVIGLTRIRYD, encoded by the coding sequence ATGAGTAAAATGTGGGCTATTTGCTCTTTGGAGCTAAAACAAATATTAATAAAGCCACAAAGCTATTTGCTTATGTTCGGGATGCCAATTATTTTTACACTTATTTTTGGTGGACTTTTAGGTGGCGGTGGGAACGAGAAGGTAAATATTAGCGTAATCGATCAAGATCAATCGAAATTATCAAGTTCCTATTATAAAGAATTAGAGAAAAGCGACTTAATTCATATAGAAAAAGCAACGTATGAGGAAGCGAAGAAGAAGGTTAAAAATAAAAAGGTTTCTGGCATTGTGACGATTCCAAAAGATTTTCAAAAAAATATGGTAGATGGAAAAAAAGATAAGGTTACCTTTCAATCGAGCGCTGACTTTACGGGTGGTGCCTCTGTAGAACAAGTACTACAAAGTGTACTGAAAAAGATGGAAGTAGAAGTGAAAGGATCTCGTATATGGGAGCAAAAGAGTAGCAAGTCTTGGGAAACAATGTATGAAATGATTCATACAAAAGTAGAGCCTATTCCAATTCAAAAGGAGTCCATTGTAACGGGAGAGAAAAAAATTAATAACGTATCAGCTCGAGCGGCAGGGTTTTCGATTTTATTTGTGATGATTGTTACGCTTAGTGCAACAGGAACGATCTTAAAAGCAAGACAATTAGGTGTATGGCATCGTTTGCTAGGAACACCTGTTACAAAGGCACAAATACTTGGCGGATATATTCTTTCATTCTTTTTAATTGGCTGGATTCAATTTGGAATTCTTATGATATTAACGAATAAATTGTTTGAGGTACAATGGGGAGACACATTAGGGATTATTGTTCTTGTTTCAGTGTTGTTACTGGCTGTCATTGGTTTAGCTTTATTATTAGCAAGTATTGTAAAGACAACAGAGCAACAATCAGCTTTAGGTAATATCGTTATCGTTTCAACTTGTATGATTAGTGGGTTATATTGGCCAATTGAAATAGAACCTGAATGGATGCAAAAGGTAGCGGACTTTGTACCACAAACGTGGGCGATGCGTGGTTTTACAGAGTTGATTGCTCGAGGTGGAACACTGACAGATATAGCAGGGTATATTGGGGTCTTACTTCTATTTGCGGGTGCATTTTTTGTCATTGGTTTAACAAGAATACGCTATGATTGA
- a CDS encoding ABC transporter substrate-binding protein produces MKKKSKKWAGVFSVLLSSSLVLSACGGQEEKASTEPAKQQDLKDLKIEKIAATDKKKSPEKANQRKDTFITAISKPGGVFLPYFQENGWDGNVTSVMFASLVSRDTQGKPIPELAEKWNVSSDQLTYTFHLRKNLKFSDGSPLTADDVAFTLTLLHDKSYEGSEDISQYAIKGGKDYKEGKTTSIEGIKVVDPQTITITTEKVNSQALTSLGGPVLSKAYYGKDYKQNTSLDYLKALYGQPIAAGPYKFDKYVPGQEVRFVANEHYYAGKPKIKNFIYKITSGDTGFQLFQTGELDYSGFKADPDNIEQLKALGFANINIESSSDFAYIYMNNKKPYLQDKKVRQALIYGLDRQKYVDTALQGYGSVANVPIAPVSWAYTEEGINKYKYDVEKAKKLLDEAGWKVGSDGIREKGGQKLKLTYYAPNTGKFNDIFIPIAKENYKAIGVEFNPELMDFNTMLSKVGKGDYDLAAVSTPGISDPSETVIDYLSTNPNNDAGYKNPKVDELIQKGLETVDIEKRKSIYKELYKELSDDPPVILLNYRKLLYGYNDRIKGINPEKYDGISSNLPVLSIEQ; encoded by the coding sequence ATGAAGAAAAAGTCAAAAAAATGGGCTGGTGTATTTTCCGTTTTACTGAGTAGTTCGCTCGTGTTATCAGCGTGTGGAGGACAAGAAGAAAAGGCTTCGACAGAACCAGCAAAACAGCAAGATTTGAAAGATTTAAAGATAGAAAAAATTGCAGCTACCGACAAGAAGAAAAGTCCAGAGAAAGCGAATCAGCGAAAAGATACTTTCATTACTGCCATTTCTAAACCAGGGGGCGTTTTCTTACCATACTTTCAAGAAAACGGTTGGGATGGTAACGTAACATCTGTCATGTTTGCTTCTCTTGTATCAAGGGATACACAAGGTAAGCCGATACCAGAGCTTGCAGAGAAATGGAATGTATCTTCTGATCAGTTAACATACACATTCCATTTACGTAAAAACCTAAAGTTCAGTGACGGTTCACCGCTTACAGCAGACGATGTGGCATTCACGTTAACATTACTACATGATAAATCCTACGAAGGTAGTGAGGATATTTCCCAATATGCAATTAAAGGTGGGAAAGATTATAAAGAGGGAAAAACAACTTCTATTGAAGGAATTAAAGTAGTTGATCCGCAAACAATTACAATCACGACAGAAAAGGTAAACTCGCAAGCATTAACGAGTCTGGGAGGACCTGTTTTATCTAAAGCATATTATGGAAAAGATTATAAACAAAATACAAGTTTAGATTATTTAAAAGCATTATACGGTCAGCCAATTGCTGCGGGACCTTATAAATTTGACAAATATGTTCCTGGTCAAGAAGTTCGTTTCGTTGCTAACGAACACTATTATGCAGGGAAACCAAAAATTAAAAACTTTATTTACAAAATTACGTCAGGGGATACTGGTTTCCAATTATTCCAAACGGGAGAACTTGATTATAGTGGATTCAAAGCAGATCCAGATAATATTGAGCAATTGAAAGCACTAGGGTTTGCCAACATCAATATTGAATCATCAAGTGATTTTGCTTATATCTATATGAATAATAAAAAACCATATTTACAAGATAAAAAGGTACGCCAAGCGCTTATTTACGGATTAGATCGTCAAAAATATGTAGATACTGCTCTGCAAGGTTATGGAAGTGTTGCGAATGTACCAATTGCTCCAGTGTCTTGGGCATATACGGAAGAAGGTATTAATAAATACAAATATGATGTGGAAAAAGCAAAAAAATTACTAGATGAAGCGGGATGGAAAGTTGGCTCTGATGGTATCCGTGAAAAAGGCGGTCAAAAATTAAAATTAACGTATTATGCACCAAATACAGGGAAATTTAATGATATCTTTATACCAATTGCAAAGGAAAACTATAAAGCGATTGGGGTTGAATTTAACCCAGAGTTAATGGACTTCAATACAATGCTTTCAAAGGTTGGCAAAGGGGATTATGATTTAGCAGCTGTTTCAACACCAGGGATTAGTGATCCGAGTGAAACAGTGATTGATTACTTATCTACAAATCCTAATAACGATGCAGGTTATAAAAATCCAAAAGTAGATGAGCTAATTCAAAAAGGTTTAGAAACGGTCGATATTGAAAAGCGTAAATCAATTTATAAAGAGTTATATAAAGAGTTAAGTGATGATCCACCTGTTATTTTATTAAACTATCGTAAACTTCTTTATGGTTATAACGATCGCATAAAAGGTATTAATCCAGAAAAATACGACGGTATTAGCTCAAACTTACCAGTATTATCGATTGAACAATAA
- a CDS encoding ABC transporter permease produces MKTYIIRRLLQMIPTLFGASIIIFLLFALLPGDYVDSNPKLTPERAQELREIYGLNKPVIERYFHWLGNALTGDFGFSLQYQEPVTSLLNKFIWNTFIVAVAALFFTWLIALIIGVLSATKQHSLFDRLVTIGVFAAMSFPSFFIGLFLIKVLAVDLNLLPIGGMIDVGSNSTGFTYILEVLRHMILPVFILTLLGVGSLTRYFRTSMLEVVRQDYIRTARAKGLKEKVVIYKHALKNAILPAITLIAFELPGLFSGAIIIEQIFNWPGIGSIQLEALNFRDYTVLMAFTMFLSCLTIIANFLADILYAVVDPRIRLK; encoded by the coding sequence GTGAAAACATATATCATTCGTAGATTGTTACAAATGATTCCGACATTGTTTGGTGCATCAATCATTATCTTTCTCTTGTTTGCTCTCCTTCCTGGTGATTACGTGGATTCTAATCCGAAGTTAACACCAGAACGGGCACAAGAGTTAAGAGAAATATATGGATTAAATAAACCAGTTATTGAAAGATACTTTCATTGGCTTGGTAATGCACTAACAGGTGATTTTGGGTTCTCATTGCAATATCAAGAGCCTGTTACATCATTATTGAACAAATTTATTTGGAATACTTTTATTGTTGCTGTTGCCGCTTTATTTTTCACTTGGTTAATTGCACTTATTATCGGTGTTCTTTCGGCAACAAAACAACATTCATTGTTTGATAGACTTGTAACAATTGGTGTCTTTGCGGCAATGTCGTTTCCATCATTCTTTATCGGCCTATTCCTAATTAAAGTGTTAGCTGTTGATTTAAACCTATTACCAATCGGCGGTATGATTGATGTCGGTAGTAATTCGACTGGTTTCACGTACATATTGGAAGTACTGCGGCATATGATTTTACCGGTATTTATTTTAACACTTCTTGGTGTGGGGTCACTAACACGCTATTTCAGAACAAGTATGCTTGAAGTGGTACGACAAGATTATATTCGAACTGCACGTGCGAAGGGATTGAAAGAAAAAGTAGTCATTTATAAACATGCATTAAAAAATGCGATTTTACCAGCGATCACTTTAATTGCTTTTGAATTACCAGGATTGTTTTCTGGTGCAATCATCATTGAACAAATTTTTAACTGGCCAGGTATTGGCAGCATCCAATTGGAGGCATTGAATTTTCGTGATTATACAGTGTTAATGGCATTTACAATGTTTCTTTCCTGTTTAACAATCATCGCAAACTTTTTGGCAGATATATTATATGCGGTTGTTGATCCGCGCATTCGATTGAAGTAA
- the opp4C gene encoding oligopeptide ABC transporter permease, producing METVTTITPKKKKQKKGNAASPWRQAYNRVKKNKLALFGLYILIFMFLFCFIGPFFSPYASGTVQVTQINKPPNFSHWLGTDQLGRDILTRLMQAGRISLTIGLASMVLSVILGALLGAISGFYRGVVDHIIMRIADVLMSIPGLPLLIIMGAILSEWKLPSEYRLYVVMIILSLVSWPGLARLVRGQILTLREQAFMQAADVLGLKDYRKILHHLIPNVFPLLIVVATLGVAGSILSESALSYLGLGVVPPTPSWGNMISAANSLIDFQKRPWLWIPPGFAIFITVVSINLLGDALRDALDPKLKR from the coding sequence ATGGAAACTGTTACAACGATAACTCCAAAAAAGAAAAAGCAGAAAAAGGGAAATGCAGCATCACCATGGCGTCAAGCGTATAACAGAGTGAAGAAAAATAAATTGGCACTGTTTGGTCTTTATATTTTAATTTTTATGTTTTTATTTTGTTTTATTGGACCATTCTTTTCGCCGTATGCTTCAGGAACAGTACAAGTCACACAAATTAATAAGCCACCCAATTTTTCTCACTGGCTTGGTACAGATCAGCTTGGACGAGATATTTTAACGCGATTGATGCAAGCGGGACGGATTTCATTAACAATTGGTCTAGCCTCTATGGTGTTATCTGTTATACTCGGCGCACTATTAGGAGCTATTTCTGGTTTCTATCGTGGTGTTGTTGATCATATTATTATGCGTATTGCCGACGTTTTAATGTCTATTCCAGGATTACCGTTACTCATTATTATGGGTGCCATTTTATCAGAATGGAAACTCCCGTCTGAATATCGTCTTTATGTTGTTATGATTATTTTAAGTTTAGTTAGCTGGCCAGGGCTTGCGCGTCTTGTACGTGGACAAATTTTGACGCTTCGTGAACAGGCGTTTATGCAAGCAGCTGATGTATTGGGGCTAAAAGATTATCGGAAAATATTACATCATTTAATTCCAAATGTATTTCCACTATTAATAGTTGTAGCAACGTTAGGTGTGGCAGGATCCATTTTAAGTGAATCTGCATTAAGTTATTTAGGCCTCGGAGTTGTTCCGCCTACGCCATCATGGGGGAATATGATTAGTGCGGCAAACTCATTGATTGATTTCCAAAAACGTCCATGGTTATGGATACCGCCTGGTTTTGCGATTTTTATAACAGTTGTATCAATTAATTTACTTGGGGATGCACTTCGAGATGCATTGGATCCAAAATTGAAGCGGTAG
- a CDS encoding ABC transporter ATP-binding protein, which translates to MSKTLVELKDLQTHFHTEEGTVKAVNHVSFSVREGETVCVVGESGCGKSVTALSIMGLIAESGEVVGGEILYEGKSLLQMKEKEIRKLRGNDIAMIFQEPMTSLNPVFTVGEQIVETLMEHELLSKNEAYKKAIELIRKVGIARADEIVHSYPHELSGGMLQRIMIAIALSCNPKLLIADEPTTALDVTIQAQILDLLRQVKEEFNTSILLITHNLGVVAEMADYVVVMYGGKVIEEAPVLELFKNPKHPYTKGLLKSKPVMGQRIDRLYSIPGQVPNLVGLDEFCYFSDRCEHCMDICRKETPQLQVHEDAHKVACWLYEERAGQ; encoded by the coding sequence ATGAGTAAAACATTAGTAGAACTGAAGGATTTACAGACCCATTTTCACACGGAAGAAGGTACAGTAAAAGCGGTGAATCATGTTAGCTTTTCTGTACGAGAAGGTGAAACGGTTTGTGTAGTAGGTGAATCAGGTTGCGGGAAAAGTGTAACAGCTTTGTCTATTATGGGGCTCATTGCTGAATCTGGAGAGGTTGTTGGAGGCGAGATCTTATATGAAGGTAAAAGTCTCCTGCAAATGAAAGAAAAAGAGATTCGGAAGTTAAGAGGGAATGATATTGCGATGATTTTCCAAGAGCCAATGACATCTCTTAATCCTGTTTTTACTGTTGGTGAACAAATTGTCGAAACATTGATGGAGCATGAGCTTCTTAGTAAAAATGAAGCGTATAAAAAAGCAATCGAATTAATTCGTAAAGTCGGCATTGCCCGCGCTGATGAAATTGTTCATTCGTATCCGCATGAGTTAAGTGGTGGTATGTTACAACGGATCATGATTGCCATTGCACTGAGTTGTAATCCAAAGCTATTAATTGCTGATGAACCAACAACAGCTCTGGATGTTACGATTCAGGCACAAATTTTAGATTTACTAAGACAGGTGAAAGAGGAATTTAACACATCTATTCTATTAATTACGCATAATTTAGGCGTCGTGGCAGAAATGGCGGATTATGTTGTTGTGATGTACGGCGGTAAAGTAATTGAAGAAGCACCTGTATTAGAATTATTTAAAAACCCAAAGCATCCATATACAAAAGGTTTGTTAAAATCAAAACCAGTTATGGGACAGCGAATCGATCGGCTCTATTCCATTCCAGGTCAAGTTCCAAACTTAGTTGGCTTAGATGAGTTTTGCTACTTTAGTGACCGCTGTGAACATTGTATGGATATATGCCGAAAAGAAACACCGCAGCTTCAAGTGCATGAAGATGCTCATAAAGTAGCTTGCTGGTTATATGAGGAGCGTGCTGGGCAATGA